A part of Sesamum indicum cultivar Zhongzhi No. 13 unplaced genomic scaffold, S_indicum_v1.0 scaffold00228, whole genome shotgun sequence genomic DNA contains:
- the LOC110011408 gene encoding uncharacterized protein LOC110011408, protein MLHPTNCEPNNHFHHINTSIHPSIVCVFATENDSDAPSISPNSSSLLQNQIKKVLVFFTPPPPGRGAMASSYKRLKNEINLLDEDHEDFDIREKVIGRISRRRFQVRRKLRVKIPNLKRLLRRKVKVVKVAWKKMYKRLKESQSHFGDLFAGNYLFMQVTPTPFKYALDHHHHNYVKTHQHDHDVHDFSSSGYSLPAPRVIN, encoded by the coding sequence ATGCTGCACCCAACAAACTGCGAACCTAATAACCACTTCCATCACATAAACACATCCATCCATCCGTCCATCGTATGTGTATTTGCTACAGAAAATGACAGTGACGCCCCATCCATCTCTCCTAATTcctcatctcttcttcaaaatCAGATAAAGAAAGTTTTGGTCTTCTTcaccccaccaccaccagGGAGAGGCGCCATGGCCTCATCCTACAAGAGACTGAAGAATGAGATTAATTTGTTGGACGAAGATCACGAGGATTTCGACATCAGAGAGAAGGTGATAGGGAGGATCAGCAGAAGAAGATTTCAGGTGAGGAGAAAACTGAGGGTGAAAATCCCAAACCTGAAGAGGTTGTTGAGAAGAAAAGTAAAGGTAGTGAAGGTTGCATGGAAGAAGATGTACAAGAGGTTGAAGGAAAGTCAGTCACATTTTGGTGATCTTTTTGCTGGGAATTATCTGTTCATGCAGGTCACTCCAACTCCCTTCAAGTATGCActtgatcatcatcatcataattatgTTAAGACCCACCAACATGATCATGATGTTCATGACTTCTCTTCTTCTGGCTATTCCCTTCCAGCTCCAagagttattaattaa
- the LOC105179872 gene encoding pre-rRNA-processing protein ESF2: MATEEEELAVARANSEGEDDSSLNKEAVEKKDQRKEKRKKRLLKEAEKADRRGVCYLSRVPPHMDPLKLRQILSQYGEIQRLYLTPEDPAAQVRRKKSGGFRGQEFSEGWVEFTDKKVAKRVARMLNGEQIGGRKRSSFYYDLWNIKYLSKFKWDNLTEEIAYKNAIREQKLALELSAAKRERDFYLSKVDQSKALSKIEERLKKKQKVDVLPKVMRQFPQKKPVVNETGENKAQLSRDILAGVFGGSS; encoded by the exons ATGGCTACTGAGGAAGAAGAACTAGCGGTTGCAAGAGCAAATTCCGAAGGTGAAGATGATTCAAGCTTGAATAAAGAAGCTGTGGAGAAGAAGGATCAACGGaaggagaaaaggaaaaagcgGTTACTAAAGGAAGCGGAAAAAGCGGACAGGCGCGGTGTTTGCTATTTAAGTCGGGTACCCCCGCACATGGATCCTCTGAAGCTTCGTCAGATTCTGTCTCAGTATGGAGAAATTCAAAGGCTCTACCTCACTCCTGAAG ATCCTGCTGCTCAAGTTCGACGAAAAAAGTCTGGTGGATTCCGAGGACAAGAATTTTCGGAGGG GTGGGTTGAATTCACTGACAAGAAAGTTGCCAAGAGAGTGGCTAGGATGTTAAACGGCGAACAGATTG GTGGAAGGAAAAGATCATCATTTTATTATGATCTGTggaatatcaaatatttgagTAAATTCAAGTGGGATAATCTTACCGAAGAGATAG cATACAAGAATGCTATTCGGGAGCAAAAGCTGGCTTTGGAACTCTCTGCTGCCAAAAGAGAGCGGGATTTTTATCTATCCAAAGTTGACCAATCTAAAGCATTGAGTAAAATAGAAGAACGGTTGAAGAAG AAGCAAAAGGTTGACGTACTACCAAAAGTGATGCGCCAGTTCCCACAGAAAAAACCAGTTGTGAATGAAACTGGGGAGAATAAGGCTCAGCTGTCGAGGGATATCCTGGCAGGA GTTTTCGGCGGCTCTTCATAG